A genome region from Thermococcus sp. includes the following:
- a CDS encoding MATE family efflux transporter — protein sequence MSLEDVREDILNGPVERTLFRLAGPLIVSNMVQVLYNLIDTFWLGKLGREELSAPGASWPFIATLMSIGIGFAVAGFAFVTQYIGAKNFKRANRSAGALYSLSLLFSVGVAVVGSLLAPTVLRLMDVSPDVYPYALRYTLVIFIGIPFAFTYFAFTFLMRAVGDTRTPMWISFFTVGLNMLLDPVLIFGIGPFPELGVVGAAIATMFSNSVGSLIGAYYLITGRKGIKFTREDLKPDWEFYRKIFRIGLPSAVGQSLNSFGFMVLTRIIFQFGTVAFAAYAIANRLTNFMFAIANGIAQAMGTMVGQNIGAGRFDRAKRIAERTMLLNFGILTAGTVLIVTFNEPIFGAFIKDDAVLHEASLVAKYFLTSLPFFGIFSVVTNVFQTAGKTRVSMTLGLIRLWGLRIPLSYILGWIVSASWGVYLGMGLSNILSAFLALIWFLKGSWMERLIEE from the coding sequence TTGACACCTTCTGGCTCGGCAAACTCGGAAGGGAGGAGCTCTCGGCCCCCGGTGCCAGTTGGCCCTTTATAGCAACCCTCATGAGCATTGGCATAGGGTTCGCGGTGGCGGGCTTCGCCTTCGTGACCCAGTATATCGGGGCAAAAAACTTTAAGAGGGCAAACCGCTCTGCTGGGGCTCTCTATTCCCTGAGCCTCCTCTTTTCGGTTGGGGTGGCCGTAGTTGGCTCCCTCCTCGCACCCACGGTTCTCAGGCTCATGGACGTTTCACCAGACGTCTACCCATACGCTCTCAGGTACACCCTCGTCATCTTCATCGGCATACCCTTTGCCTTCACGTACTTTGCATTCACCTTTCTCATGAGGGCGGTTGGGGACACGAGAACGCCCATGTGGATAAGCTTCTTCACGGTTGGCCTCAACATGCTTCTCGACCCTGTTTTAATTTTTGGAATCGGCCCGTTTCCAGAACTCGGTGTCGTCGGGGCGGCAATAGCGACGATGTTCTCCAACAGCGTCGGCTCCCTGATAGGGGCCTACTACCTGATAACCGGCAGGAAAGGCATAAAGTTCACGCGCGAGGACTTGAAGCCCGACTGGGAGTTTTATAGGAAAATCTTCCGCATCGGTCTTCCCTCCGCGGTGGGTCAGTCACTCAACTCCTTTGGATTCATGGTCCTCACGAGGATAATCTTTCAGTTCGGAACAGTTGCCTTCGCCGCCTACGCGATAGCCAACAGACTCACCAACTTCATGTTCGCAATAGCGAACGGCATAGCCCAGGCAATGGGAACCATGGTCGGTCAGAACATAGGCGCGGGCAGGTTTGATAGGGCTAAGAGGATAGCCGAGAGGACGATGCTCTTGAACTTTGGAATTCTAACGGCGGGAACGGTGTTAATTGTTACCTTTAACGAACCCATTTTTGGTGCATTTATAAAGGACGACGCGGTTCTTCACGAGGCATCCCTCGTCGCGAAGTACTTCCTGACCTCACTTCCATTTTTTGGAATTTTCTCCGTGGTCACCAACGTCTTTCAGACCGCTGGAAAGACCCGGGTCAGTATGACGCTTGGCCTGATAAGGCTCTGGGGCCTGAGGATTCCACTGAGCTATATCCTCGGCTGGATTGTGAGTGCAAGCTGGGGTGTTTACCTTGGCATGGGTTTGAGCAACATCTTAAGTGCCTTCCTTGCCCTCATTTGGTTTTTGAAAGGTAGCTGGATGGAAAGGCTCATCGAGGAGTAG